TTCGtccctttaaattttaattttttacttctAAAATAGTATTCTATCTCTCTAATATTTTTAGAGATTGTTACAGGATCATAAAGGACACCTAGCCTGGCCTAAAAGAAATGTAAACACAAAACGTTGTCCAATGTCTTTGTCTGTCTGGCTCAAAGAGAAGGCACGTGTACAAATCTAATCACATCGTTGAAACAAAGGGGCCATCATCACGGCAACCCATATCAACGGCCGCCATCCTTTATCATCTATTAACCACGaaaaatgaaggaatttaattccattttttggtcctaattaattgtagttttgaaaattttattgtttgaccACACTTCCTTTATACTTTTCTTACAATCAACTGAACTAGATTGAGACACCTTGATTTTTCTTACCTACCATATAAACTTCATTAGCTGACACAACTAGATTTTAGAATAAATGGgggagtttttattttattttatttttttaaagatttgATTCCACTGGAGAAAAATTTCCATAAAATTATTAAGATTAAATCCataattttcaaataataaaagCACCCTTGTTTTTGTTCAAAAGAAATGAATTTGGTTTAGCAGTTGCCAAAAAATTGTTGATAGCAATAATTTCATGCATACAAAGTTGCAATATGAACACCTTCTACTTATCAGTGACTAAAATGGATGACTTttctttttataaatataattccaTTCCTCGTTTTCACATGGTGAACAGCAAATGGGATTTGTCCATAACAATCTTCTTCAACTTCTGCCATTTTATCCTCAACACCACCAAGATTCTTAGAATCAAATCTCCTTTTACACATATTCAATACGCAACTCAAACCAAATTGCAATGAACTTGGTACcaatatatatagataaaaatatataacaagCCAAATCAACAATGTTTGCAATTCCTTCAGCACAAGTGAGCTTGGAATGATGCATAACTTCAACTACTTGACATATGTAAGTCTAAAGCGCTCTTCCAGGTAGTCCGATGCTTTTATGGGTGGGAATCTGCATGTAACCATCAAAACGTATCAACTCTGTCACTGATCATAAACATATACCCAATTCATGTTGCTCTGatttaatatttttctttaaGGATTCATATTTGGACATTGTTATGGGGATATAACCATTCAAGGACCTTCCGGTTGTGGGAAAAAGAACATAGAAAAAATCAAAACATACCAGAGTCTGTGCAATATAGCAGGAAATATAAAAGAGCAAGAGAAGGTAGGTCTTACTCTTCTTTCTGTTGTAGTTAACAAAACACCAGTTGAATCGATGTTCTATTTGATAGGTTGTTTTAACTTTAATTGAATCATAAAAATAGAAATCACCAGTTGAATCAATACCTTGGCGGGCAAGCCTCACTGCAACAGCTTTCCAAACATTCCACGATACAGTCTTTACCAGGATCCATGAAGAATGCCACCTGAAATGTTTGCAAAACAATTATAGAATAGAGAGTCCCCCCTCTTCAGTTGAAGAGGTATAGAATAAACAATGTGCAATGACTGGTGAATAAATTTCAATCTTTTGCACCCTCATCAAATAATCAGTTTATGAACAGATAATATCATTTGACATGAAGATTTCGAAGTGGAAAGGACATTCAACAAACTGCTCCTATTTCCTAACATAATTGAACTTTCCAAAAAAATGGAACTGTTATGCATAAACAGCAAAAGGGTGAATCATTACGGAGTAACGTTCTTGTCTAGGTGGCAGCACTCTATGCAGTGTTGACCTGCAAATGCATGACACAGAATTAGAGATACAAAGAAGCTGACGTTATTGTTTTACAAGCCCTCCAAGAAAAGCATTGAAAGCTTTGCGATAACAAACAACCTGAACAAACAATTGGTCCACCTCTCCATCATGTCCCCAATGTTAACAACGAATGCCCTACAGGTTCACATCCAATGTTCAGTACTTTTGTTTCAATGATGATATGTACAATCTGCCATCACTAATACTCACCCACTTATGCTTGGCACATCCTCCCAAACCTGAGGTTGTTTGGATTTCTCCCTGCAAATCTGCTTTCAGAAAGGTGAAACAGATGTTGGGtcgaaataaaaaatttaaggttTGCATGTTTTTAACAAGGAACATACCTGAAGCCCCGGAACACCATCCGTCATCAGAAGAGTGATCATTCCATAATCTGAATGAGCAGAAGCACCATATATTTCTTCACTTGAAGAGTCCAAGTCCCCTAACATCAGCATTAAGTGGCACATCATCTTTTCTATCTAAATATTTCTTCACTCCAATGGAAAGCTTTAGATACAAGTGCTCCATAAAAACTTCACATCAATCAAAGACTTCAACAAATATAAAGAAGCCAAGTAGTGTTACCATACCTGAGCCTGGATAATGTAATAAACGAATAAATCCTAATGGTTCATTAAGGGCACCCACTTTCCCAAAGAAATTTTCATCTAATTTAAGGGACAGGGCAATTAAGGAGAGTAATTTAGTCCCAGCAGACCTGAGGAAGCAAATGTAGCACCACTTAAACCTTTCACAGGTAGCTGAATCTCATTGTATAGTTTTCCAAGCAAGATAGAGTTGAATTCAGAACTTAAAAGTAAGTTATGAACTGGGATGACAAAGGAATATATAAAAAGGTTGAgtatatctataaatttataataGAAACTCTTTGCAGAAACCATAAATACCAATATGTGAATTAATAGCAGGGACTCACAGCACTTTTTGATGATAAGTCTCCATTGTGCTTCTCCAAGACGGTAGATCTTCTGCAATTTCCAAGACAAAACGACATCTTGAGTATAACTCAATTAAACTTGTTATATGAAGAAACTACTACATGTTTTGTATAATAAGATAACCATACATACCTTCTAAAGGCCATTGATTGAGGCCATCAGCTAGTGGACCAACATAGAAAGTTTCTTTAGAGTCACCTGTTGTTCAAGCAATCGAAAGTGATCAATCTGACCTCAAATCTTTACAGAAAACCAGAAGGAATTTGGAAAGAAATTTAACGCTACCGAAATGGGTGTATTGGAGAATCTTGAAAAAACGTATTAGCATCTCAAATCAAACTCGTTGATATAGTCATTGAACATGCAACTTAAGAAGAATGTTAAACattaaaaaaggaaaaggaaaagggaagttcaaataattaaaatagatagAAATACCTTTGGTAGTTAAAGTAGTATCAAGTTTTTCAGCATAAAGTGCTGTATAGCCTCTGTGATTCTTGATAGCTAACTTCATCTTCTCTTCAATTGGGAATGAAAAGAAGTTGCTACTCTGCTCAAAAACTTTCTTAATCAATTCTTCATCGACCCCATGATTCACGAGGTAAAAGAAACCGTAGTCAATACATGCCTGCTTAAAACCCGTAAgtttaaaatcttttttttttcttttggaaagAGTTACAAATTGCATGCAAAAGAGATTGCTTTGGTTCTAAAACCAGTGTCTTTATATTACAATCAATAGACCCGAACTGAAACTGCCTAAAGATTGAATATTGGTAAAGCAAAAGGgtaaagaagaaataaaaagacgAACCTTACCGATAGAGTTGGCGGTGGAGAAGCGATCTGGTGAGGCCAAGTCAATGATCGGAAGTTGAAGGGCGTTAGACATTTTTCTTTGTTTCGTGGTTTCTGCTGTTCACTTCGCTTTGAAATTCAATCCTGTACTCCAATTTGgtccatttttattctttttttttattttttattttttaaatataactgTTAAATCAAATGAAAAATGACAAATTTTTATACGTATTATGTCAAAACACTAATATCGCATTCAAAGTTTTTAGATCTGATTACGTAATCAATCTGATTGGATTATTaattttaatctatttatttcgggcttaattaaataaattattaaaaattataaaaatttaaagaatattaaaatgaaaaatcagTCCAATTGTTAGATAGATCAATTCTTTGAATCAATTCAACAATACATTCAATAAATTCATACTAATTCGTGGATTAACAAGCCAAACtttttattatgaattaatacttTAAGTGACTCCCAATTTGATTAGTTAAACCAATCTGGTTCTTGAAGctcctattcttttttttttttccttcttttatcGATTCAAATTATAACTACTCACTAATGGTTGACCAAAATTATTGTTGTGCGGAAGCGTGTacaagagtaaaattattgtactaaaaaatcacactaaaattattgtactaaaaaatcatacTAAGTTTAATTTCCaagaaagagaggtagatcatAAGAATCGCTTAAATACTAGGTCTTTTCTAGCCAGAATATCcatctatcgtaatttaatagtacaataaatcactacaatcatatttacaaaatatgcaaaataatacaataaagaacgctagaattttaacgaggttcagcaaattttgcTTACGTCATCGGGcattaccaaatatatttcactccaaaatacaagtgaaGATTTACAAAGAGAGAGAAAAATGCCTTAAGTAAATAATGGTAAATGTAGGTTGATAAAAAATGACAAATGGTTAGGCTTATTTACAGTGGAGGTACAGGGAGCAACTAGCAAAGTCACTATACAATTAGAGACTAAAATTTGCAATTATCTCATGTCAAATCTCAATCCCACTCTTGGTGCCTTAAATCTCATATTTCTAGTGCCAATATTTTGTTACCCATATCTTTGTCTTTCCAAAGTATGGATGATTGCCAATAATTTTAATGTAAGATTCTTAATTTATACTTTCCATACATTTCTGTAAAGATAAAACGCGAAATTGGACAACCCAAATAAATCCACTTTTATTTCTTCCCACCACTTATAAATTCAACTCCAAACCAAAAAATTCAAACTGTACAATTTTTgagataagattttttttaaTCATTTCCCTGTCAACATCTTAATTTTCAGACAGTAAAAGTACCCAAAACATAACTTCTTCACTAATGAT
Above is a genomic segment from Gossypium arboreum isolate Shixiya-1 chromosome 8, ASM2569848v2, whole genome shotgun sequence containing:
- the LOC108467936 gene encoding 2-oxoglutarate-Fe(II) type oxidoreductase hxnY-like isoform X3; this encodes MSNALQLPIIDLASPDRFSTANSIGKSSNFFSFPIEEKMKLAIKNHRGYTALYAEKLDTTLTTKGDSKETFYVGPLADGLNQWPLEEDLPSWRSTMETYHQKVLSAGTKLLSLIALSLKLDENFFGKVGALNEPLGFIRLLHYPGSGDLDSSSEEIYGASAHSDYGMITLLMTDGVPGLQICREKSKQPQVWEDVPSISGAFVVNIGDMMERWTNCLFRSTLHRVLPPRQERYSVAFFMDPGKDCIVECLESCCSEACPPRFPPIKASDYLEERFRLTYVK
- the LOC108467936 gene encoding 2-oxoglutarate-Fe(II) type oxidoreductase hxnY-like isoform X2, whose translation is MSNALQLPIIDLASPDRFSTANSIELIKKVFEQSSNFFSFPIEEKMKLAIKNHRGYTALYAEKLDTTLTTKGDSKETFYVGPLADGLNQWPLEEDLPSWRSTMETYHQKVLSAGTKLLSLIALSLKLDENFFGKVGALNEPLGFIRLLHYPGSGDLDSSSEEIYGASAHSDYGMITLLMTDGVPGLQICREKSKQPQVWEDVPSISGAFVVNIGDMMERWTNCLFRSTLHRVLPPRQERYSVAFFMDPGKDCIVECLESCCSEACPPRFPPIKASDYLEERFRLTYVK
- the LOC108467936 gene encoding 2-oxoglutarate-Fe(II) type oxidoreductase hxnY-like isoform X1, with translation MSNALQLPIIDLASPDRFSTANSIGKACIDYGFFYLVNHGVDEELIKKVFEQSSNFFSFPIEEKMKLAIKNHRGYTALYAEKLDTTLTTKGDSKETFYVGPLADGLNQWPLEEDLPSWRSTMETYHQKVLSAGTKLLSLIALSLKLDENFFGKVGALNEPLGFIRLLHYPGSGDLDSSSEEIYGASAHSDYGMITLLMTDGVPGLQICREKSKQPQVWEDVPSISGAFVVNIGDMMERWTNCLFRSTLHRVLPPRQERYSVAFFMDPGKDCIVECLESCCSEACPPRFPPIKASDYLEERFRLTYVK